The following coding sequences lie in one Lolium perenne isolate Kyuss_39 chromosome 2, Kyuss_2.0, whole genome shotgun sequence genomic window:
- the LOC127332845 gene encoding GDSL esterase/lipase ACHE: MARTAALLPLVLLLLVQASAGGADCHFPAVFNFGDSNSDTGGLSAAFGAAPPPNGMTFFGSPAGRYCDGRLVVDFIAENLGIPYLSAYLNSIGSNFSQGANFATAGSTISRQNTSLFLSGFSPISLDVQSWEFEQFINRSQYVYNNKGGIYRELLPKAEYFSQALYTFDIGQNDITAGYFANRSTEQVIASIPELMERLTSIIQSIHWLGGKYFWIHSTGPIGCLPYALIRRPDIAARKDNVGCSVTYNKVAQLFNQKLKETVARLRKTYPDAAFTYVDVYTAKYKLISEAKKLGFDDPLLTCCGHDAGPYNYDPKVGCGGKVLVNGTWVVLGKPCDDPSRRVSWDGVHFTEAANKFVFDQIAGGALSDPPVPLRQACRSKGQ, translated from the exons ATGGCAAGAACAGcggcgctgctgccgctcgtgctgctgctgctagtgcAGGCCTCGGCGGGCGGCGCCGACTGCCACTTCCCGGCCGTGTTCAACTTCGGCGACTCCAACTCCGACACGGGCGGGCTGTCGGCCGCCTtcggcgccgcgccgccgcccaacggcATGACCTTCTTCGGCAGCCCCGCCGGCCGCTACTGCGACGGCCGCCTCGTCGTCGACTTCATCG CTGAAAATCTGGGAATACCTTACCTAAGTGCGTACCTCAACTCAATTGGAAGCAACTTCTCGCAGGGAGCCAATTTCGCGACAGCTGGCTCGACAATCAGCCGACAGAACACATCTCTGTTCCTCTCTGGTTTCAGCCCCATCTCCCTCGACGTCCAGTCCTGGGAATTTGAACAGTTCATCAACAGAAGCCAGTACGTTTACAACAACAAAG GTGGTATCTACAGGGAGCTCCTGCCGAAGGCCGAGTACTTCTCCCAGGCGCTTTACACCTTCGACATCGGCCAAAATGACATCACCGCAGGCTATTTTGCAAACAGGAGCACCGAACAAGTCATAGCGTCCATCCCTGAACTCATGGAGAGGCTCACCTCAATAATCCAG AGTATACACTGGCTCGGAGGGAAGTACTTCTGGATCCACAGCACGGGGCCTATCGGCTGCCTGCCTTACGCTCTCATTCGCCGGCCCGACATCGCCGCACGCAAGGACAACGTTGGCTGCTCTGTCACCTACAACAAGGTCGCGCAGCTCTTCAACCAGAAGCTCAAGGAAACTGTGGCTCGTCTCCGGAAAACTTACCCTGATGCCGCGTTCACCTACGTCGACGTGTATACTGCTAAGTACAAGCTTATCAGCGAAGCCAAGAAGCTAG GCTTCGATGACCCTCTGCTGACCTGCTGCGGACATGATGCTGGCCCGTATAACTATGACCCGAAGGTTGGTTGCGGTGGGAAGGTACTGGTGAACGGGACGTGGGTGGTGTTGGGAAAACCTTGCGACGATCCGTCCAGGAGGGTGAGCTGGGACGGCGTCCACTTCACTGAGGCTGCCAACAAGTTCGTCTTCGATCAGATCGCCGGGGGCGCGCTATCGGACCCACCCGTGCCGCTAAGGCAGGCTTGCCGGAGCAAAGGGCAGTGA